In Burkholderia savannae, one genomic interval encodes:
- a CDS encoding SCO family protein, which yields MQSSRPTQPQRGQQAAPAQRGSWKRGRWVLLALALVCAAPVIASYFTYYVIKPRGGATNYGTLIEPQRPIPPDLSVVDETGKTVPLASLRGVWLFVMEDGGACGDACAKKLYFMRQVRATQAGERHRITMVWLKSDAANVPAAIADAYPDTRTLRADPAAVAAWLPADAGTQVADHLYLVDPNGNLMMRFPKNPDPSKIKSDVTKLLKWSSIG from the coding sequence ATGCAATCTTCCCGTCCGACGCAGCCGCAACGCGGCCAGCAAGCGGCACCCGCGCAGCGCGGTTCTTGGAAGCGCGGCCGCTGGGTGCTGCTCGCGCTCGCGCTCGTGTGCGCCGCGCCCGTGATCGCGTCGTATTTCACGTATTACGTGATCAAGCCGCGCGGCGGCGCAACCAACTACGGCACGCTGATCGAGCCGCAGCGGCCGATTCCGCCCGATCTGAGCGTCGTCGACGAGACGGGCAAGACGGTGCCGCTCGCGTCGCTGCGCGGCGTGTGGCTGTTCGTGATGGAAGACGGCGGCGCGTGCGGCGACGCGTGCGCGAAAAAGCTCTACTTCATGCGCCAGGTGCGCGCGACGCAGGCGGGCGAGCGGCACCGGATCACGATGGTGTGGCTCAAGAGCGACGCGGCGAACGTGCCGGCGGCGATCGCCGACGCGTATCCGGACACGCGCACGCTGCGCGCCGATCCGGCCGCGGTCGCCGCATGGCTGCCCGCCGACGCGGGCACGCAGGTTGCCGATCACCTCTATCTCGTCGATCCGAACGGCAACCTGATGATGCGTTTCCCGAAGAATCCGGACCCGAGCAAGATCAAGAGCGACGTGACGAAACTCCTCAAGTGGTCGAGCATCGGTTGA
- a CDS encoding SURF1 family protein, with amino-acid sequence MKIRWLPALLILAVIAVTVRLGFWQLDRAHQKEALEARIARYEHANPVDVPRESVALKDIEFHRVRAVGRFMPELAVFLDNRPYNDQPGFYVVMPMKLANGGYVLVNRGWLPRNFADRTAIEPFATPAGDVTVEGIARGDASRAFELGEGGSAERQKIRQNLDAAAYAHETGLPLQPFVIQQTSDDGDKLVRDWPAPTTGVERNYGYMFQWWGMAAAAAGFGLYAARRAAKKQSGDA; translated from the coding sequence ATGAAGATTCGCTGGCTGCCCGCGCTGCTGATTCTCGCGGTGATCGCGGTGACGGTGCGGCTCGGTTTCTGGCAGCTCGATCGCGCGCATCAGAAGGAGGCGCTCGAGGCGCGGATCGCGCGCTACGAGCACGCGAATCCCGTCGACGTGCCGCGCGAGAGCGTCGCGCTGAAGGACATCGAGTTTCATCGCGTGCGCGCGGTCGGGCGCTTCATGCCGGAACTCGCGGTGTTTCTCGACAACCGGCCGTACAACGATCAGCCGGGCTTCTACGTCGTGATGCCGATGAAGCTCGCGAACGGCGGCTATGTGCTCGTGAATCGCGGCTGGCTGCCGCGCAATTTCGCGGACCGCACCGCGATCGAGCCGTTCGCGACGCCCGCGGGCGACGTGACGGTCGAGGGCATCGCGCGCGGCGACGCGTCGCGTGCGTTCGAGCTCGGCGAGGGCGGCTCGGCCGAGCGTCAAAAGATCCGGCAGAATCTCGACGCCGCCGCGTACGCGCACGAAACGGGCCTGCCGCTGCAGCCGTTCGTGATTCAGCAGACGAGCGACGACGGCGACAAGCTCGTGCGCGACTGGCCCGCGCCGACGACGGGCGTCGAGCGCAACTACGGCTACATGTTCCAGTGGTGGGGCATGGCGGCGGCCGCCGCCGGCTTCGGCCTGTATGCCGCGCGCCGCGCGGCGAAAAAGCAATCCGGCGACGCGTGA
- a CDS encoding twin transmembrane helix small protein, with the protein MHILVPIAFVLIIASMVSALYFMMHDRGHTKRMVWSLAMRVGLSISLFLFILFANWMGWIHSTGIPIGR; encoded by the coding sequence ATGCACATTCTCGTTCCGATCGCCTTCGTACTCATCATCGCCAGCATGGTGTCGGCGCTGTATTTCATGATGCACGACCGCGGCCATACGAAGCGGATGGTCTGGTCGCTCGCGATGCGGGTCGGGCTGTCGATCTCGCTGTTCCTCTTCATCCTGTTCGCGAACTGGATGGGCTGGATTCATTCGACCGGCATTCCGATCGGCCGCTGA
- a CDS encoding cytochrome c oxidase subunit 3: protein MTGQNESPYYFVPHPSQHPISAAIGLLIMLGSFALWVNGEPWAPYTALVGLLWLLFVLYHWFGDAIAESEGGMYGKRVDKSYRWSMSWFIFSEVMFFGAFFGALFYAREIAMHQLGSLDYKLIWPDFSAVWPNEGPGALVGHFKTMGPWPIPTLNTALLLSSGATLTVSHHALREDHRGKAIAWLAATLVLGVCFLFLQGFEYFHAYNELNLTLGSGVYGSTFFLLTGFHGFHVFLGGTMLAVVLVRMIRGHFKPDHHFAFEGAAWYWHFVDVVWLGLYVVVYWL from the coding sequence ATGACCGGTCAAAACGAGAGCCCGTACTATTTCGTGCCGCACCCGTCGCAGCACCCGATCAGCGCGGCCATCGGCCTGCTGATCATGCTCGGCTCGTTCGCGCTGTGGGTCAACGGCGAGCCGTGGGCGCCCTACACGGCGCTCGTCGGCCTGCTGTGGCTGCTGTTCGTGCTGTATCACTGGTTCGGCGACGCGATCGCCGAGTCGGAAGGCGGAATGTACGGCAAGCGCGTCGACAAGTCGTACCGCTGGAGCATGAGCTGGTTCATCTTCTCCGAAGTGATGTTCTTCGGCGCGTTCTTCGGCGCGCTGTTCTATGCGCGCGAAATCGCGATGCATCAGCTCGGCAGCCTCGACTACAAGCTGATCTGGCCGGATTTCTCCGCCGTGTGGCCGAACGAAGGCCCGGGCGCGCTCGTCGGCCACTTCAAGACGATGGGCCCGTGGCCGATCCCGACCCTCAACACCGCGCTGCTGCTGTCGTCGGGCGCGACGCTGACCGTGTCGCACCACGCGCTGCGCGAAGATCACCGCGGCAAGGCGATCGCATGGCTCGCCGCGACGCTCGTGCTCGGCGTGTGCTTCCTGTTCCTGCAGGGCTTCGAATACTTCCACGCGTACAACGAGCTGAACCTGACGCTCGGCTCCGGCGTGTACGGCTCGACGTTCTTCCTGCTGACGGGCTTCCACGGCTTCCACGTGTTTCTCGGCGGCACGATGCTCGCGGTGGTGCTGGTGCGGATGATCCGCGGCCACTTCAAGCCGGATCACCATTTCGCCTTCGAAGGCGCCGCGTGGTACTGGCACTTCGTCGACGTCGTCTGGCTCGGCCTGTACGTCGTCGTCTACTGGCTGTAA
- a CDS encoding DUF2970 domain-containing protein produces MVSGANNKSTFVQTIKAVMWSFFGVRRRRDLEADATQLNPLHVLVAALIGAAIFVGVLILIVHAVVG; encoded by the coding sequence TTGGTGAGCGGAGCGAACAACAAGAGCACGTTCGTCCAGACGATCAAGGCGGTGATGTGGTCGTTCTTCGGCGTGCGCAGGCGGCGCGATCTCGAGGCGGACGCGACGCAGCTGAACCCGCTGCACGTGCTGGTCGCCGCGCTGATCGGGGCGGCGATCTTCGTCGGCGTGCTGATCCTGATCGTGCACGCGGTGGTCGGGTAG
- a CDS encoding cytochrome c oxidase assembly protein: protein MSKSDANVDRAFNRSMLLKLVVVAGLMFGFGFALVPMYRAICQITGINNLLQRDVSEREAKNTQIDYTRTVSIELDANARGPLGFKPQRSSIDVHPGELTTVVYEVTNGQGRTVVAQAIPSYAPKQATEFFKKIECFCFTQQTLAANETRDMPVVFVIDPKLPKDVKTITLSYTFFELNTPAPAVKSAAGQAGGAAAKPAA from the coding sequence ATGTCGAAGTCCGACGCGAACGTCGATCGCGCGTTCAACCGGTCGATGCTCCTGAAGCTCGTCGTCGTGGCGGGGCTGATGTTCGGCTTTGGCTTCGCGCTCGTGCCGATGTACCGCGCGATTTGCCAGATCACCGGCATCAACAACTTGCTGCAGCGCGACGTCAGCGAGCGAGAGGCGAAGAATACGCAGATCGATTACACCCGGACGGTGTCGATCGAGCTCGACGCGAACGCGCGCGGCCCGCTCGGCTTCAAGCCGCAGCGCAGCAGCATCGACGTGCATCCGGGCGAGTTGACGACGGTCGTCTACGAAGTGACGAACGGGCAGGGCCGCACGGTGGTCGCGCAGGCGATCCCGAGCTATGCGCCGAAGCAGGCCACCGAGTTCTTCAAGAAGATCGAGTGCTTCTGCTTCACGCAACAGACGCTCGCGGCGAACGAGACGCGCGACATGCCGGTGGTGTTCGTGATCGATCCGAAGCTGCCGAAGGACGTGAAGACGATCACGCTGTCGTACACGTTCTTCGAGCTGAACACGCCCGCGCCCGCCGTGAAGAGCGCGGCGGGGCAGGCGGGCGGCGCCGCGGCGAAGCCTGCCGCGTGA
- a CDS encoding cytochrome oxidase small assembly protein, translated as MTRNSQKRRTPDEIRAGNKRLLLILLIVVAVFFVGAVVRQWIASTS; from the coding sequence ATGACCCGGAATTCACAAAAAAGACGAACGCCCGACGAGATTCGCGCGGGCAACAAGCGGCTGCTCTTGATCCTGCTCATCGTCGTCGCCGTTTTCTTTGTGGGTGCCGTCGTCCGGCAGTGGATCGCGTCCACGTCGTGA
- the ctaD gene encoding cytochrome c oxidase subunit I gives MSSIGHDVAAGHAHDDHAHETPHGWRRWLFATNHKDIGTLYLLFSFIMFLSGGVMALAIRAELFEPGLQIMRPEFFNQLTTMHGLIMVFGAIMPAFVGFANWMIPLQIGASDMAFARMNNFSFWLLPVAAVLLVGSFFSPGGATAAGWTLYAPLSTQMGPGMDFAIFAVHIMGASSIMGGINIVVTILNMRAPGMTLMKMPMFAWTWLITAYLLIAVMPVLAGAITMVLFDRHFGTSFFNAAGGGDPVMYQHIFWFFGHPEVYIMILPAFGIVSQVIPAFSRKPLFGYSSMVYATASIAILSFMVWAHHMFATGMPVTGQLFFMYATMLIAVPTGVKVFNWTATMWRGSLTFETPMLFAIGFLFVFTMGGFTGLMLAMAPLDIQYHGTYFVVAHFHYVLVAGSLFALFAGWYYWAPKWTGWMYNETRGKIHFWASMITFNITFFPMHFVGLAGMPRRYADYPAQFTDFNQLATIGAFGFGLAQVYFLFAVVLPAYRGGGELERASDKPWDGATGLEWTVPSPAPFHTFEHPPTVE, from the coding sequence ATGTCTAGCATCGGGCACGACGTAGCCGCGGGCCACGCGCACGACGACCACGCGCACGAAACCCCGCACGGCTGGCGGCGCTGGCTGTTCGCCACCAACCACAAGGATATCGGTACGCTGTACCTGCTGTTCTCGTTCATCATGTTCCTGTCGGGCGGCGTGATGGCGCTCGCGATTCGCGCCGAGCTGTTCGAACCGGGCCTGCAGATCATGCGGCCCGAGTTCTTCAACCAGCTGACGACGATGCACGGCCTCATCATGGTGTTCGGCGCGATCATGCCGGCCTTCGTCGGCTTCGCGAACTGGATGATTCCGCTGCAGATCGGCGCGTCGGACATGGCGTTCGCGCGGATGAACAACTTCAGCTTCTGGCTGCTGCCCGTCGCGGCGGTGCTGCTCGTCGGCTCGTTCTTCTCGCCGGGCGGCGCGACGGCGGCCGGCTGGACGCTCTACGCGCCGCTGTCGACGCAGATGGGCCCGGGCATGGACTTCGCGATCTTCGCGGTGCACATCATGGGCGCGTCGTCGATCATGGGCGGGATCAACATCGTCGTGACGATCCTGAACATGCGCGCGCCGGGCATGACGCTGATGAAGATGCCGATGTTCGCGTGGACGTGGCTCATCACGGCCTACCTGCTGATCGCGGTGATGCCGGTTCTGGCCGGCGCGATCACGATGGTGCTGTTCGACCGCCACTTCGGCACGTCGTTCTTCAACGCGGCGGGCGGCGGCGATCCGGTGATGTACCAGCACATCTTCTGGTTCTTCGGGCACCCCGAGGTGTACATCATGATTCTGCCGGCGTTCGGGATCGTGTCGCAGGTGATCCCGGCGTTCTCGCGCAAGCCGCTGTTCGGCTATAGCTCGATGGTGTACGCGACGGCGTCGATCGCGATCCTGTCGTTCATGGTCTGGGCGCACCATATGTTCGCGACCGGCATGCCGGTCACGGGCCAGCTGTTCTTCATGTACGCGACGATGCTGATCGCGGTGCCGACGGGCGTGAAGGTGTTCAACTGGACGGCCACGATGTGGCGCGGCTCGCTGACGTTCGAGACGCCGATGCTGTTCGCGATCGGCTTCCTGTTCGTGTTCACGATGGGCGGCTTCACGGGCCTGATGCTCGCGATGGCGCCGCTCGACATCCAGTACCACGGCACGTACTTCGTCGTCGCGCACTTCCACTACGTGCTCGTCGCGGGCTCGCTGTTCGCGCTCTTCGCCGGGTGGTACTACTGGGCGCCGAAGTGGACGGGCTGGATGTACAACGAGACGCGCGGGAAGATCCACTTCTGGGCGTCGATGATCACCTTCAACATCACGTTCTTCCCGATGCACTTCGTCGGCCTCGCGGGCATGCCGCGTCGCTATGCGGACTACCCGGCGCAGTTCACCGATTTCAACCAGCTTGCGACGATCGGCGCGTTCGGCTTCGGCCTCGCGCAGGTGTACTTCCTGTTCGCGGTCGTGCTGCCCGCGTATCGCGGCGGCGGCGAGCTCGAGCGCGCTTCCGACAAGCCGTGGGACGGCGCGACGGGCCTCGAATGGACGGTGCCGAGCCCGGCTCCGTTCCACACGTTCGAGCATCCGCCGACGGTCGAGTAA
- the coxB gene encoding cytochrome c oxidase subunit II has product MEILGKEAMKTIKRALTGVLACSGLLLSGAALAVGDSPGGPRVNEINLQQPVTKIAEELYDLHTMMLILCTVIFVGVFGVMFYSIFAHRKSKGHKAANFHESTTVEIIWTIVPFIIVVLMALPATKAVVAMKDTTNADLTVKVTGYQWKWGYDYVKGPGEGISFLSTLSTPRSEVNGQQPISDTYLQEVDNPLVVPVNKKIRVITTANDVVHSWYVPAFGVKQDAIPGFVRDTWFKAEKVGTYRGFCTELCGKEHAYMPVVVEVLSDDDYAKWVSAQKAKLAAGAVDPNKVYTRAELMAHGEEVYKANCAACHQPNGKGVGAFPALDGGKIVNGPIAGHLEQVLKGKGAMPSWASLSDLDIAAVITYERNSWGNHKGDSLQPKQVADARNGKLPEDAQQADGGAAAPAAEASGAAAQTQAQALPAAIYFETGKSELPADAKDAIAAAAEYVKAHPDAKLALSGFTDKTGSADANTELAKRRAQAVRDALKSAGVAEDHIILKKPETITGGADAKEARRVEIGPAA; this is encoded by the coding sequence ATGGAAATTTTGGGTAAGGAAGCTATGAAAACAATCAAGCGAGCCCTCACGGGCGTGCTGGCATGCAGCGGGTTGCTCTTGTCCGGCGCCGCTCTGGCGGTCGGCGACAGCCCGGGCGGCCCCCGCGTCAACGAGATCAATCTCCAGCAGCCCGTGACGAAGATCGCAGAAGAGCTCTACGACCTCCACACGATGATGCTCATCCTCTGCACGGTGATCTTCGTCGGCGTGTTCGGCGTGATGTTCTATTCGATCTTCGCGCACCGTAAGTCGAAAGGCCACAAGGCCGCCAATTTCCACGAAAGCACCACCGTCGAAATCATCTGGACGATCGTGCCGTTCATCATCGTCGTGCTGATGGCGCTGCCCGCCACGAAGGCCGTCGTCGCGATGAAGGACACGACGAACGCCGACCTCACGGTCAAGGTGACCGGCTACCAGTGGAAGTGGGGCTACGACTACGTGAAAGGGCCGGGCGAGGGCATCAGCTTCCTGTCCACGCTGTCGACGCCGCGCAGCGAAGTGAACGGCCAGCAGCCGATCAGCGACACCTATCTGCAGGAAGTCGACAATCCGCTCGTCGTGCCGGTCAACAAGAAGATCCGCGTCATCACGACCGCGAACGACGTCGTCCACTCGTGGTACGTCCCGGCGTTCGGCGTCAAGCAGGACGCGATTCCGGGCTTCGTGCGCGACACCTGGTTCAAGGCCGAGAAGGTCGGCACCTACCGCGGCTTCTGCACGGAGCTCTGCGGCAAGGAGCACGCGTACATGCCGGTCGTCGTCGAAGTGCTGTCGGACGACGACTACGCGAAGTGGGTGAGCGCGCAGAAGGCGAAGCTCGCCGCCGGCGCGGTCGATCCGAACAAGGTGTATACGCGCGCCGAGCTGATGGCGCACGGCGAAGAAGTCTACAAGGCGAATTGCGCGGCGTGTCACCAGCCGAACGGCAAGGGCGTCGGCGCATTTCCGGCGCTCGACGGCGGCAAGATCGTCAATGGCCCGATCGCCGGCCACCTCGAGCAGGTGCTCAAGGGCAAGGGCGCGATGCCGTCGTGGGCGTCGCTGTCGGATCTCGACATCGCGGCGGTGATCACGTACGAGCGCAATTCGTGGGGCAACCATAAGGGCGATTCGCTGCAGCCGAAGCAAGTGGCCGACGCGCGCAACGGCAAGCTGCCGGAAGACGCGCAGCAGGCGGACGGCGGCGCGGCTGCGCCGGCGGCGGAAGCATCGGGCGCGGCTGCGCAGACGCAGGCCCAGGCGCTGCCGGCCGCGATCTATTTCGAGACGGGCAAGAGCGAGCTGCCGGCCGACGCGAAGGACGCGATCGCCGCGGCGGCCGAATATGTGAAGGCGCATCCGGACGCGAAGCTCGCGCTGTCGGGCTTCACCGACAAGACGGGCTCGGCCGACGCGAACACCGAGCTGGCCAAGCGCCGCGCGCAGGCCGTGCGCGATGCGCTGAAGTCGGCCGGCGTCGCGGAGGACCACATCATTCTGAAAAAGCCGGAAACGATCACGGGCGGGGCTGACGCGAAGGAAGCCCGGCGGGTCGAGATCGGCCCGGCGGCTTGA
- a CDS encoding DUF2244 domain-containing protein — MEAAKGLHDAEPVLADWLMKRNCSVSPRQFVGFYVSLAAFSLLIAILLSWRGAWLVLPFTGIELLAVGVAFAIYARHAVDYERIRLFPHRLVIERMSAERLTQIELNPRWVRVEPGASPRDPIKLVSRGEAVVVGQHLAQYRRAQFARELRASLSRCG, encoded by the coding sequence ATGGAAGCAGCGAAGGGTTTGCACGACGCTGAACCGGTTCTCGCGGACTGGCTGATGAAGCGCAACTGTTCGGTGTCTCCGCGGCAATTCGTGGGGTTCTACGTTTCGCTCGCGGCGTTTTCGCTGTTGATCGCGATCCTGTTGTCGTGGCGCGGAGCGTGGCTCGTGCTGCCTTTCACCGGGATCGAGTTGCTGGCGGTGGGCGTCGCGTTTGCAATCTACGCGCGCCATGCGGTCGATTACGAGCGCATCCGGCTGTTTCCTCACCGGCTCGTCATCGAGCGGATGAGCGCGGAGCGGCTGACGCAGATCGAGTTGAACCCGCGCTGGGTGCGGGTCGAGCCGGGTGCGTCGCCGCGCGATCCAATCAAGTTGGTGTCGCGCGGAGAGGCCGTCGTGGTCGGGCAGCACCTCGCGCAATACCGGCGCGCGCAGTTCGCGCGCGAGCTGCGCGCTTCGCTTTCGCGCTGCGGCTGA
- a CDS encoding methyltransferase domain-containing protein, with protein sequence MSPASAKTSRPAYDPRRLRRIFDRRAAAFDAVSFLPREIAQRMRERLDFIKVNPAGVLDAGCGTGDDLPLLRARFPEAPVFGVDVSGGMLARAAARDTAETSWRRFLPATLTKALGHRGPRVAQADFSALPFASDAFDFLWSNFALHWHARPDLVFPEWHRVLRVDGLLMFSTLGPDTLRELRAACAEAAAAAGEARAVARVIDFVDMHDLGDMLVESGFEIPVMDQETLTVTYKSPDSLLADVRRLGAYPFERGASGGASRRLRAALYDALEARRRDDGTIPLTFEVIYGHAWKAAPRASAEGFSIVRVQDIGRGRPKRS encoded by the coding sequence ATGTCCCCAGCTTCCGCAAAAACCAGCCGTCCGGCCTACGATCCCCGGCGCTTGCGGCGAATCTTCGACCGCCGAGCCGCCGCGTTCGACGCCGTGTCGTTCCTGCCGCGCGAAATCGCGCAGCGGATGCGCGAGCGCCTCGATTTCATCAAGGTGAATCCGGCTGGCGTGCTCGATGCGGGCTGCGGCACGGGCGACGATTTGCCGTTGTTGCGCGCGCGCTTTCCGGAGGCGCCCGTGTTCGGCGTCGACGTATCGGGCGGAATGCTCGCTCGCGCGGCCGCGCGCGACACGGCCGAGACGAGCTGGCGCCGCTTCCTGCCCGCGACGCTCACGAAGGCGCTCGGCCATCGCGGGCCGCGCGTCGCGCAAGCCGATTTTTCCGCGTTGCCGTTCGCGAGCGACGCGTTCGATTTCCTCTGGTCCAACTTCGCGCTGCATTGGCACGCGCGCCCCGATCTCGTGTTTCCCGAATGGCATCGCGTGCTGCGCGTCGACGGGCTGCTGATGTTCAGCACGCTCGGCCCCGATACGCTGCGCGAGCTGCGCGCCGCGTGCGCGGAGGCGGCGGCCGCGGCGGGCGAAGCGCGCGCCGTCGCGCGCGTGATCGATTTCGTCGACATGCACGATCTCGGCGACATGCTCGTCGAGAGCGGCTTCGAGATTCCGGTGATGGACCAGGAGACGCTGACCGTCACCTACAAGTCGCCCGATTCGCTGCTCGCGGACGTGCGCCGCCTCGGCGCGTATCCGTTCGAGCGGGGTGCGTCGGGGGGCGCGTCGCGCCGCCTGCGCGCGGCGCTGTACGACGCGCTCGAGGCGCGCCGGCGCGACGACGGCACGATTCCGTTGACGTTCGAGGTGATTTACGGGCACGCATGGAAGGCGGCGCCACGCGCGAGCGCGGAAGGCTTCAGCATCGTGCGCGTGCAGGACATCGGCAGAGGGCGGCCGAAGCGTTCGTGA
- a CDS encoding ComF family protein codes for MANPAVLRCGIRLAASRLGIVLARFFAAALPNRCALCGNLSHRTICDCCDAAYWNEARLRCPRCALPLSGSRAPGGAMRYRCGACAGTPPPFDATLALADYRAPLDGLALDLKFHGRLALGREFGERLARLAADALDGAPPLDVIAPVPLAPRRLVERGYNQAWAIARPLARALQVRADATLAARVANTAPQSRLAFDARRANVAAAFDIARPVAGLHVGVVDDVMTSGATLDALARKLKEAGARRVTNFVALRTAKD; via the coding sequence ATGGCGAATCCGGCCGTTTTGCGATGCGGCATACGCTTGGCGGCGTCGCGCCTGGGCATTGTCCTGGCACGTTTTTTCGCTGCTGCGCTGCCGAACCGCTGCGCGTTGTGCGGCAATTTGTCACATCGGACGATTTGCGACTGTTGCGACGCCGCCTATTGGAACGAGGCGCGGCTGCGCTGCCCGCGCTGCGCGCTGCCTCTGTCCGGCTCGCGCGCGCCGGGCGGCGCGATGCGCTACCGCTGCGGCGCGTGCGCCGGCACGCCGCCGCCGTTCGACGCGACGCTCGCGCTCGCCGACTACCGCGCGCCGCTCGACGGCCTCGCGCTCGATTTGAAATTTCACGGGCGGCTCGCGCTCGGCCGCGAATTCGGCGAGCGGCTCGCACGGCTCGCGGCGGACGCGCTCGACGGCGCGCCGCCGCTCGACGTAATCGCGCCCGTGCCGCTCGCGCCGCGCCGGCTCGTCGAGCGCGGCTACAACCAGGCGTGGGCGATCGCGCGGCCGCTCGCACGCGCGCTGCAGGTGCGCGCCGACGCGACGCTTGCCGCGCGCGTCGCCAACACCGCGCCGCAATCGCGGCTCGCGTTCGACGCGCGGCGCGCGAACGTCGCGGCGGCGTTCGACATCGCGCGGCCGGTTGCGGGGCTGCACGTCGGCGTCGTCGACGACGTGATGACGTCGGGCGCGACGCTCGACGCGCTCGCGCGCAAACTGAAGGAAGCGGGCGCGCGGCGCGTGACGAACTTCGTCGCGCTGCGCACCGCGAAGGATTGA
- the trmL gene encoding tRNA (uridine(34)/cytosine(34)/5-carboxymethylaminomethyluridine(34)-2'-O)-methyltransferase TrmL has product MFNVVLVEPEIPPNTGNVIRLCANTGARLHLIEPLGFPLDDAKMRRAGLDYHEYAQMRVHRDWEAFVATEAPDPARMFAFTTRGAGRFHDRAFEPGDWFVFGSETRGLSPELVERFPAGQRVRLPMRPGNRSLNLSNTVAVVVFEAWRQAGFEGGA; this is encoded by the coding sequence ATGTTCAACGTCGTCCTCGTCGAGCCCGAAATTCCGCCGAACACCGGCAACGTGATCCGGCTGTGCGCCAACACGGGCGCGCGGCTGCATCTGATCGAGCCGCTCGGCTTTCCGCTCGACGACGCGAAGATGCGGCGCGCGGGGCTCGACTATCACGAGTACGCGCAGATGCGGGTCCATCGGGATTGGGAAGCGTTCGTCGCGACCGAAGCGCCCGACCCCGCCCGGATGTTCGCGTTCACGACGCGCGGCGCGGGACGCTTTCACGATCGCGCATTCGAGCCGGGCGATTGGTTCGTGTTCGGCTCGGAGACGCGCGGCCTCTCGCCCGAGCTCGTCGAGCGCTTTCCCGCCGGGCAGCGCGTGCGGCTGCCGATGCGGCCGGGCAATCGCAGCCTCAATCTGTCGAATACGGTCGCGGTCGTCGTGTTCGAGGCGTGGCGTCAGGCGGGGTTCGAAGGCGGCGCTTGA
- a CDS encoding O-acetyl-ADP-ribose deacetylase, with amino-acid sequence MPNIGSTSVEARVVDITTLALDAIVNAANESLLGGGGVDGAIHRAAGPELVNECAMLGGCATGDAKLTRGYRLPAKYVIHTVGPVWHGGGRGEPALLASCYRRALEVAADAGCASIAFPAISCGVYRFPPDDATAIAVRTVADALAGDLAEAKFERIVFACFSDAMLDLYRAALARV; translated from the coding sequence ATGCCGAACATCGGTTCGACGTCGGTCGAAGCGCGCGTCGTCGACATCACGACGCTCGCGCTCGACGCGATCGTCAACGCGGCCAACGAGTCGCTGCTGGGCGGCGGCGGCGTGGACGGCGCGATCCACCGCGCGGCGGGGCCCGAGCTCGTGAACGAATGCGCGATGCTCGGCGGCTGCGCGACGGGCGACGCGAAGCTCACGCGCGGCTATCGTCTGCCCGCGAAGTACGTGATTCACACGGTCGGCCCGGTTTGGCACGGCGGCGGGCGCGGCGAGCCCGCGCTGCTCGCGTCGTGCTACCGGCGCGCGCTCGAAGTGGCGGCCGACGCCGGCTGCGCGTCGATCGCGTTTCCGGCGATCAGCTGCGGCGTGTATCGCTTTCCGCCGGACGACGCAACCGCGATCGCGGTGCGCACGGTCGCCGACGCGCTGGCCGGCGATCTGGCCGAGGCGAAATTCGAGCGCATCGTGTTCGCGTGCTTTTCCGACGCGATGCTCGATCTCTATCGCGCGGCGCTTGCGCGCGTTTGA